A part of Pseudomonas sp. HR96 genomic DNA contains:
- a CDS encoding PaaI family thioesterase yields the protein MSSTARDDLLAQWHAAEQAIRERLGAPGSLSLAEVSALSPAQFFEGISRGELPSPPINTLMDFVPVQWSEGLFIFQGNPDGRHYNPLGSVHGGYAATLLDSCMGCAIHTRLKQGQGYTTLDLRISYVRALTELTGPVRAEGKVVHLGRSTALAEGRIYDVDGKLYATGSTTCMIFS from the coding sequence ATGTCCAGCACCGCCCGCGACGACCTCCTCGCCCAATGGCATGCCGCCGAACAGGCCATCCGCGAGCGCCTCGGCGCGCCTGGCAGCCTCAGCCTGGCCGAGGTCAGCGCACTGAGCCCGGCGCAGTTCTTCGAAGGCATCAGCCGCGGCGAACTGCCCTCGCCGCCGATCAACACGCTGATGGATTTCGTGCCGGTGCAATGGAGCGAAGGATTGTTCATCTTTCAGGGCAATCCCGACGGCCGCCATTACAACCCGCTAGGCAGCGTGCATGGCGGCTACGCCGCGACCCTGCTCGATTCGTGCATGGGCTGCGCGATCCATACCCGCCTCAAGCAGGGCCAGGGCTACACCACGCTGGATTTGCGCATCAGCTACGTGCGCGCACTGACCGAGCTGACCGGGCCGGTGCGGGCTGAAGGCAAGGTGGTGCACCTGGGCCGCTCCACCGCGCTGGCCGAGGGCCGCATCTATGATGTGGACGGCAAGTTGTATGCGACCGGGAGTACGACCTGCATGATTTTTTCCTGA
- a CDS encoding MgtC/SapB family protein has product MQAIARFDPATFLDTLVSLVAAFILGGLIGLERQYRQRTAGLRTNVLVALGAAIFVDMAVLLDGATGAVRVVAYVVSGIGFLGAGVIMREGANVRGLNTAATLWASAAVGACAGADLIAEAVLGTVFVLAANTLLRPIVNSINRQPLDVISAEVTNKVYVICHRHHQRFVRAMLEGELERSNYPAQDVDVHGFGEDDVEIEATLAVTSVDGDELDALVARLGTTPLVIQAFWSPITTD; this is encoded by the coding sequence ATGCAAGCCATCGCCCGATTCGACCCCGCGACCTTTCTCGACACCCTCGTCAGCCTCGTCGCTGCCTTTATCCTCGGCGGCCTGATCGGCCTCGAACGCCAGTATCGACAACGCACCGCCGGCTTGCGCACCAACGTGCTGGTGGCGCTGGGCGCGGCGATCTTCGTCGACATGGCGGTGCTGCTCGACGGTGCCACCGGTGCGGTGCGGGTGGTGGCCTATGTGGTGTCGGGCATTGGCTTTCTCGGCGCCGGGGTGATCATGCGCGAAGGCGCCAATGTACGCGGCCTCAACACCGCCGCCACCTTATGGGCGTCGGCGGCGGTAGGTGCCTGTGCCGGTGCCGACCTGATCGCCGAGGCGGTGCTGGGCACGGTGTTCGTGCTGGCGGCCAACACCTTGCTGCGGCCGATCGTCAACAGCATCAACCGCCAGCCGCTGGACGTGATCTCGGCCGAGGTGACCAACAAGGTCTACGTCATCTGCCATCGCCACCATCAGCGCTTTGTGCGCGCCATGCTTGAAGGTGAACTGGAGCGCAGCAACTACCCGGCCCAGGACGTCGATGTGCACGGCTTTGGCGAGGACGACGTGGAGATCGAAGCGACCCTGGCGGTGACCTCGGTGGACGGTGATGAACTGGATGCCCTGGTGGCCCGGCTGGGGACGACGCCATTGGTCATCCAGGCGTTCTGGAGCCCGATTACCACCGATTGA
- a CDS encoding NAD-glutamate dehydrogenase — protein MAFFTAASKADFQHQLQAALAQHISEQALPQVALFADQFFGIISLDELTQRRLSDLAGCTLSAWRLLERFNHAQPQVRVYNPDYERHGWQSTHTAVEVLHHDLPFLVDSVRTELNRRGYSIHTLQTTVLSVRRGPGGELLEVLPKGSAGEGILQESLMYLEIDRCASAADLSALARELEQVLVEVRVAVADFEPMKAKVHELLALVDGTAYAVDPQERSEVKTFLEWLVDNHFTFLGYEEFVVSHEADGGHLQYDESSFLGLTRLLRAGLTHEELHIEDYAVTYLQEPMLLSFAKAAHPSRVHRPAYPDYVSVRQIDADGKVVKECRFMGLYTSAVYGESVRQIPYIRRKVAEVERRSGFDARAHLGKELAQVVEVLPRDDLFQTPVDELFSTVMSIVQIQERNKIRVFLRKDPYGRFCYCLAYVPRDIYSTEVRQKIQQVLMERLKASDCEFWTSFSESVLARVQLILRVDPKNRIDIDPQQLENEVVQACRSWKDDYNSLTVETFGEAQGTAVLADFPKGFPAGYRERFAAHSAVVDIQHLLNLSSSRPLVMSFYQPLTQGGERQLHCKLYHADTPLALSDVLPILENLGLRVLGEFPYRLRHRDGREYWIHDFAFTYSEGLKLDIQQLNDTLQDAFVHIVRGDAENDAFNRLVLTAGLPWRDVALLRAYARYMKQIRLGFDLGYIASTLNNHTDIARELTRLFKTRFYLARKLVGDDLGDMQQRLEIAILSALDDVQVLNEDRILRRYLDLIKATLRTNFYQPDANGQSKSYFSFKFNPKLIPELPKPVPKFEIFVYSPRIEGVHLRFGNVARGGLRWSDREEDYRTEVLGLVKAQHVKNSVIVPVGAKGGFLPRRLPLGGSRDDIQNEAIACYRIFISGLLDITDNLKDGGVVPPANVIRHDGDDPYLVVAADKGTATFSDIANGIAIDYGFWLGDAFASGGSAGYDHKKMGITAKGAWVGVQRHFRERGINVQQDSITVVGIGDMAGDVFGNGLLMSDKLQLVAAFNHLHIFIDPNPEPAASFAERQRLYDLPRSAWSDYNTALMSEGGGIFPRSAKSIAISPQMKARFDIKADKLTPTELLNALLKAPVDLLWNGGIGTYVKASDESHSDVGDKANDALRVNGNELRCKVVGEGGNLGMTQLGRVEFGLLGGATNTDFIDNAAGVDCSDHEVNIKILLNEAVQAGDMTEKQRNLLLGSMTDEVGNLVLGNNYKQTQALSLAARRAYERIAEYRRLMADLEGRGKLDRAIEFLPSEEQITERLASQQGLTRAELSVLISYSKIDLNEALLSSAVPDDDYLARDMETAFPPSLASKYAEPMRRHRLKREIVSTQIANDLINNMGITFVQRLKESTGMSPANVAGAYVIVRDIFHLPHWFRQIEALDYQVSAEVQLALMDELMRLGRRATRWFLRSRRNELDAGRDVAHFGPHIAALGLKLDELLEGPTRERWQERYQGYVEAGVPELLARMVAGTSHLYTLLPIIEASDVTGQNAADVAKAFFAVGSKLELTWYLQQISSLPVENNWQALAREAFRDDIDLQQRSITISVLKMADAPQDIEARLDLWLEQHKTMVVRWKAMLDDLRAATGTDYAMYAVANRELMDLALSGQSNS, from the coding sequence ATGGCGTTTTTCACGGCAGCCAGCAAGGCCGACTTCCAGCACCAACTGCAAGCGGCCCTGGCCCAGCACATCAGTGAACAGGCACTGCCACAAGTGGCGCTGTTCGCCGACCAGTTCTTCGGCATCATTTCCCTCGACGAGCTGACCCAGCGTCGGCTCTCCGACCTCGCCGGCTGCACCCTTTCGGCGTGGCGCCTGCTGGAGCGTTTCAACCACGCCCAGCCACAGGTGCGCGTGTACAACCCCGACTACGAGCGCCACGGCTGGCAGTCTACCCACACCGCCGTCGAGGTGCTGCACCACGACCTGCCGTTTCTGGTCGACTCGGTGCGCACCGAGCTCAATCGTCGCGGCTACAGTATCCACACCCTGCAGACTACCGTGCTCAGCGTGCGCCGCGGCCCCGGCGGCGAACTGCTTGAGGTGCTGCCCAAGGGTTCGGCCGGCGAGGGCATCCTGCAAGAGTCGTTGATGTACCTGGAGATCGACCGCTGCGCCAGCGCCGCCGACCTCAGCGCCCTGGCTCGCGAGCTGGAGCAGGTGCTGGTGGAGGTGCGGGTGGCCGTGGCTGACTTCGAGCCGATGAAAGCCAAGGTCCACGAGCTGCTGGCGTTGGTCGACGGCACCGCCTACGCCGTCGACCCCCAGGAGCGATCGGAGGTCAAGACCTTCCTCGAGTGGCTGGTCGACAACCACTTCACCTTCCTCGGCTATGAAGAATTCGTGGTCAGCCACGAGGCCGATGGCGGCCACCTGCAGTACGACGAGTCGTCCTTCCTGGGCTTGACTCGCCTGCTGCGTGCGGGCCTGACCCACGAAGAGCTGCATATAGAAGACTACGCGGTCACCTACCTGCAGGAGCCGATGCTGCTGTCCTTCGCCAAGGCCGCGCACCCCAGCCGCGTGCATCGCCCGGCCTACCCGGACTACGTCTCGGTACGGCAGATCGACGCCGACGGCAAGGTGGTCAAGGAATGCCGCTTCATGGGCCTGTACACCTCGGCGGTGTACGGCGAGAGCGTGCGCCAGATCCCGTATATCCGCCGCAAGGTCGCCGAAGTCGAGCGCCGCTCGGGCTTCGACGCCAGGGCGCACCTGGGCAAGGAGCTGGCCCAGGTGGTAGAGGTGCTGCCCCGCGACGACCTGTTCCAGACTCCGGTCGACGAGCTTTTCAGCACGGTGATGTCGATCGTGCAGATCCAGGAGCGCAACAAGATCCGCGTGTTCCTGCGCAAGGACCCCTACGGGCGCTTCTGCTACTGCCTGGCCTACGTGCCGCGGGACATCTATTCCACCGAAGTGCGGCAGAAAATCCAGCAGGTGCTGATGGAGCGCCTCAAGGCCAGCGACTGCGAATTCTGGACCTCTTTCTCCGAGTCGGTGCTGGCCCGCGTGCAGCTGATTCTGCGGGTGGACCCGAAGAACCGCATCGACATCGACCCCCAGCAGCTGGAAAACGAAGTGGTGCAGGCCTGCCGCTCGTGGAAGGACGACTACAACTCGCTGACCGTCGAAACCTTTGGCGAGGCCCAGGGCACCGCGGTGCTGGCCGACTTCCCGAAAGGCTTCCCGGCCGGTTACCGCGAGCGCTTTGCCGCGCACTCGGCGGTGGTCGACATTCAGCACCTGCTCAACCTCTCCAGCAGCCGGCCGCTGGTGATGAGCTTCTATCAGCCGCTGACCCAGGGTGGCGAACGCCAGCTGCACTGCAAGCTGTACCACGCCGACACGCCGCTGGCGCTGTCCGACGTGCTGCCGATCCTGGAGAACCTCGGCCTGCGCGTGCTCGGTGAATTCCCGTACCGCCTGCGCCACCGTGATGGCCGCGAATACTGGATTCACGACTTCGCCTTCACCTACAGCGAAGGCCTGAAGCTGGACATCCAGCAGCTCAACGACACCCTGCAGGACGCCTTCGTGCACATCGTGCGCGGCGACGCCGAAAACGACGCCTTCAACCGCCTGGTGCTGACCGCCGGCCTGCCATGGCGCGACGTCGCGCTGCTGCGCGCCTACGCGCGCTATATGAAGCAGATCCGCCTGGGCTTCGACCTGGGTTACATCGCCAGCACCCTGAACAACCACACCGACATCGCCCGCGAGCTGACCCGGTTGTTCAAGACGCGCTTCTACCTGGCCCGCAAGCTGGTCGGCGACGACCTCGGCGACATGCAGCAACGCCTGGAAATCGCGATTCTCTCGGCACTGGACGACGTTCAGGTGCTCAACGAGGACCGCATCCTGCGCCGCTACCTGGACCTGATCAAGGCCACCCTGCGCACCAACTTCTATCAGCCGGACGCCAACGGCCAGAGCAAGTCGTACTTCAGCTTCAAGTTCAACCCCAAGCTGATTCCCGAGCTGCCAAAGCCTGTGCCCAAGTTCGAGATCTTCGTCTATTCGCCGCGCATTGAAGGTGTGCACCTGCGCTTCGGCAACGTCGCCCGCGGCGGGCTGCGCTGGTCGGACCGCGAAGAAGACTACCGCACCGAAGTGCTCGGCCTGGTGAAGGCCCAGCACGTGAAGAACTCGGTGATCGTCCCGGTCGGCGCCAAGGGCGGCTTCCTGCCGCGCCGCCTGCCACTGGGCGGTAGCCGCGATGACATCCAGAACGAGGCCATCGCCTGCTACCGGATCTTCATCAGCGGCCTGCTCGACATCACCGACAACCTCAAGGACGGCGGCGTGGTGCCACCGGCCAACGTCATCCGTCACGACGGCGACGACCCGTACCTGGTGGTGGCCGCCGACAAGGGCACCGCGACCTTCTCCGACATCGCCAACGGCATCGCCATCGACTACGGCTTCTGGCTGGGCGACGCCTTCGCCTCCGGCGGCTCGGCCGGCTATGACCACAAGAAGATGGGCATCACCGCCAAGGGCGCGTGGGTCGGCGTGCAGCGCCACTTCCGCGAGCGCGGCATCAATGTCCAGCAAGACAGCATCACCGTGGTCGGCATCGGCGACATGGCCGGCGACGTGTTCGGCAACGGCCTGTTGATGTCCGACAAGCTGCAACTTGTGGCGGCGTTCAACCACCTGCACATCTTCATCGACCCCAACCCCGAGCCGGCCGCCAGCTTCGCCGAGCGTCAGCGCCTGTACGACCTGCCGCGCTCGGCGTGGAGCGACTACAACACGGCGCTCATGAGCGAAGGCGGCGGGATCTTCCCGCGCAGCGCCAAGAGCATCGCCATCAGCCCGCAGATGAAGGCACGCTTCGACATCAAGGCCGACAAGCTGACCCCGACCGAGCTGCTCAATGCGCTGCTCAAGGCACCGGTCGACCTGCTCTGGAACGGCGGCATCGGCACCTATGTCAAGGCCAGTGACGAGAGCCATAGCGACGTCGGCGACAAGGCCAACGACGCCCTGCGCGTCAACGGCAACGAGCTGCGCTGCAAGGTGGTGGGTGAAGGCGGCAACCTGGGCATGACCCAGCTGGGCCGGGTGGAGTTCGGCCTGCTTGGCGGCGCCACCAACACCGATTTCATCGACAACGCGGCGGGGGTCGACTGCTCCGACCACGAGGTCAACATCAAGATCCTGCTCAACGAAGCGGTGCAGGCCGGCGACATGACCGAGAAGCAGCGCAACCTGCTGCTCGGCAGCATGACCGACGAGGTGGGCAACCTGGTGCTGGGCAACAACTACAAGCAGACCCAGGCCCTGTCGCTGGCGGCGCGCCGCGCCTACGAGCGCATCGCCGAGTATCGCCGCCTGATGGCCGACCTCGAAGGCCGCGGCAAACTGGACCGCGCCATCGAGTTCCTGCCGTCCGAGGAGCAGATCACCGAGCGCCTGGCGAGCCAGCAGGGGCTGACCCGCGCCGAGCTGTCGGTGCTGATCTCCTACAGCAAGATCGACCTCAACGAGGCGCTGCTGTCCTCGGCCGTGCCGGACGACGACTACCTGGCGCGCGACATGGAAACCGCGTTCCCGCCGTCGCTGGCCAGCAAGTATGCCGAGCCGATGCGCCGCCATCGCCTCAAGCGCGAGATCGTCAGCACGCAGATCGCCAACGACCTGATCAATAACATGGGCATCACCTTTGTCCAGCGGCTGAAAGAGTCGACCGGCATGAGCCCGGCCAACGTCGCCGGCGCCTACGTGATCGTGCGCGACATCTTCCACCTGCCGCACTGGTTCCGCCAGATCGAGGCGCTGGACTACCAGGTCTCCGCCGAGGTGCAGTTGGCCTTGATGGACGAACTGATGCGCCTGGGTCGACGCGCCACCCGCTGGTTCCTGCGCAGCCGCCGCAACGAGCTGGACGCCGGGCGCGACGTCGCCCACTTCGGCCCGCACATCGCCGCCCTGGGGCTCAAGCTCGACGAGCTGCTCGAAGGCCCGACCCGCGAGCGCTGGCAGGAACGCTACCAGGGCTACGTCGAAGCCGGTGTGCCGGAGCTGCTGGCGCGCATGGTGGCCGGCACCAGCCACCTGTACACCCTGCTGCCGATCATCGAAGCCTCCGACGTCACCGGGCAGAACGCCGCCGACGTGGCCAAGGCGTTCTTCGCCGTGGGCAGCAAGCTGGAGCTGACCTGGTACCTGCAGCAGATCAGCAGCCTGCCGGTGGAAAACAACTGGCAAGCCCTGGCCCGCGAGGCCTTTCGCGACGACATCGACCTGCAGCAGCGCTCGATCACCATCTCGGTGCTGAAAATGGCCGATGCCCCGCAGGACATCGAGGCGCGCCTGGACCTGTGGCTGGAACAGCACAAGACCATGGTGGTGCGCTGGAAGGCCATGCTCGATGACCTCAGGGCAGCCACCGGGACCGACTACGCCATGTATGCGGTGGCGAACCGGGAGCTGATGGATCTGGCCTTGAGCGGGCAGTCCAACAGCTGA
- a CDS encoding contractile injection system tape measure protein: MSAPTGHRIAELQLQVTAPGAHSDAIGRQLREACHEVLDELAEVFDRVMAGFAKDIHIAQLNVDLGELPLEHFHQRLGEALARGVYQALLAQIGTADIASSAQAATRRPQDLLEAISLQSPLGQDGRRRLRPADITDHARAEIDRAQAASLDSWLLESLLADPMRWLPEVARWCLQASIVGRLVQVFQAATLQALAEQLREGQVDGAGTGAAMLMSDELFAAALVYARRHFTPQASRGAVPGRTHVPGTPAGIGWDQAVRGLPGAGGRLPRTWNFVAERETPERRADPVLPAQTPALPRLPPLAKNPVEPPGPRPDAPPAKAKAIEPSLVRHAGMILLWPFLREWLTTLGMMDDGEFIDQAAKVQAARQLCWLLGEDLGIEPGQPERPPSLLLALCDLPLALRLDPEPPPDDETLAYYEQWLRDVIEPNRDLNRLGVELFREWFLRREGYLSHWEALFEVRIEASSVDVLLRRLEWPWQRVDLPWLRRVLAVDWVPFDRLW, from the coding sequence ATGAGTGCCCCAACCGGGCACCGAATCGCCGAGCTGCAGTTGCAGGTGACCGCGCCGGGAGCGCACAGCGATGCCATCGGTCGGCAGCTGCGGGAGGCCTGCCACGAAGTGCTCGATGAGTTGGCCGAAGTGTTCGACAGGGTCATGGCCGGGTTTGCCAAGGACATCCACATCGCGCAGTTGAACGTGGATCTAGGCGAGTTACCGCTGGAGCATTTTCACCAGCGCCTGGGTGAGGCGCTCGCGCGGGGGGTGTATCAGGCGCTGCTGGCGCAGATCGGCACGGCGGACATCGCGTCCTCCGCGCAGGCGGCAACCCGCCGGCCACAGGACTTGCTGGAGGCCATCAGCCTGCAATCACCGCTCGGTCAGGACGGGCGGCGCCGCTTGCGGCCCGCCGACATTACCGATCACGCGCGCGCCGAAATCGACCGAGCTCAAGCCGCCAGCCTCGACAGCTGGTTGCTCGAGAGCCTGCTCGCCGACCCGATGCGCTGGTTGCCCGAGGTCGCGCGCTGGTGCTTGCAAGCGAGCATCGTCGGACGCCTGGTGCAGGTCTTTCAAGCGGCCACCTTGCAGGCCCTGGCCGAGCAGCTGCGTGAAGGGCAAGTGGACGGGGCGGGCACGGGGGCAGCAATGCTCATGAGTGATGAGCTGTTCGCTGCCGCATTGGTCTACGCCCGCCGGCATTTTACGCCGCAGGCTTCCAGAGGTGCGGTGCCGGGCAGGACGCATGTGCCGGGCACGCCGGCCGGTATCGGCTGGGACCAGGCCGTGCGCGGCCTCCCGGGGGCGGGCGGGCGGCTGCCGCGTACCTGGAATTTCGTCGCCGAGCGTGAAACGCCTGAGCGCCGCGCTGACCCGGTGTTGCCTGCGCAGACCCCTGCGTTGCCGCGGCTACCGCCGCTGGCGAAGAATCCCGTCGAGCCGCCAGGCCCTCGCCCTGATGCGCCACCTGCCAAGGCCAAGGCAATCGAGCCGTCGCTCGTGCGCCACGCCGGCATGATCCTGCTGTGGCCGTTCCTGCGTGAGTGGCTGACCACCCTGGGCATGATGGACGACGGCGAATTCATCGACCAGGCCGCCAAGGTACAGGCTGCGCGCCAGTTGTGCTGGTTGCTTGGCGAAGACCTCGGCATCGAGCCTGGCCAGCCCGAGCGGCCGCCGTCGCTGCTGCTGGCGCTGTGCGACCTGCCGCTGGCGCTGCGCCTGGACCCCGAGCCGCCACCGGACGACGAGACCCTCGCGTACTACGAGCAGTGGCTGCGTGACGTCATCGAGCCCAACCGCGACCTGAACCGACTAGGTGTCGAGTTGTTTCGTGAATGGTTTCTGCGTCGAGAGGGCTATCTTTCGCACTGGGAGGCACTGTTCGAGGTGCGCATCGAGGCCAGCTCGGTGGACGTCCTGCTGCGCCGGCTCGAATGGCCTTGGCAGCGTGTGGACCTGCCGTGGTTGCGCCGGGTGCTGGCGGTGGATTGGGTGCCATTCGATCGGTTGTGGTGA